One window from the genome of Macaca fascicularis isolate 582-1 chromosome 7, T2T-MFA8v1.1 encodes:
- the LOC135971877 gene encoding golgin subfamily A member 8K-like: MQDIPEDRESLEVRWHFSTTLEPVPRNSKGCAASPWLTQWLHLRGPQGLGVNLLELQGQVLWLVGDHKEGHDKFLTTVQSPADQPALGAPIPQELGCADKQGGG; this comes from the exons ATGCAGGACATCCCAGAGGACCGGGAGAGCCTGGAGGTCAG GTGGCATTTTTCAACGACGCTGGAGCCAGTGCCCAGGAATAGCAAAGGGTGTGCTGCCAGCCCCTGGCTCACCCAGTGGCTTCATCTCAGAGGACCCCAGGGACTGGGG GTGAACCTGCTGGAGCTGCAGGGACAGGTGTTGTGGCTTGTGGGCGACCACAAGGAGGGGCACGACAAATTCCTGACCACTGTCCAGAGCCCTGCTGATCAGCCCGCTCTAGGAGCCCCAATCCCCCAGGAGCTTGGGTGTGCTGACAAGCAGGGTGGTGGGTAG